From a region of the Oryza sativa Japonica Group chromosome 6, ASM3414082v1 genome:
- the LOC4339865 gene encoding septum site-determining protein minD homolog, chloroplastic, translated as MAFAPRLLLPSRCPPPASSPARHGGRTAPELSGPTPRVVVVTSGKGGVGKTTTTANLAASLARLSLSAVAVDADAGLRNLDLLLGLENRVHLTAADVLAGDCRLDQALVRHRALHDLQLLCLSKPRSKLPLAFGSKTLTWVADALRRAANPPAFILIDCPAGVDAGFVTAIAPAEEAVLVTTPDITALRDADRVAGLLECDGIKDIKIIVNRVRPDLVKGEDMMSALDVQEMLGLPLLGVVPEDAEVIRSTNRGVPLVLNDPPTPAGLALEQATWRLVERDAMTAVMVEEQERPKKKAGFFSFFGG; from the exons ATGGCGTTCGCCCCGCGCCTCCTCCTACCTTCCCGGTGccccccgccggcctcctcccccgcgcgccaCGGCGGCCGCACCGCGCCTGAGCTGTCCGGTCCCACCCCGCGCGTGGTGGTGGTCACCTCCGGCAAGGGCGGCGTGGGTAAGACCACCACCACGGCCAatctcgccgcctccctcgcacgcctctccctctccgccgtcgccgtcgacgccgacgcgggCCTGCGCAATCTGgacctcctcctcggcctcgaGAACCGCGtccacctcaccgccgccgacgtgctCGCTGGGGACTGCCGCCTCGACCAGGCCCTCGTCCGCCACCGCGCGCTCCATGACCTGCAGCTGCTCTGCCTCTCCAAGCCCCGCTCCAAGCTGCCCCTCGCCTTCGGCTCCAAGACCCTCACCTGGGTCGCTGACGCGCTTCGCCGCGCCGCCAACCCACCCGCTTTCATCCTCATCGACTGCCCTGCAG GTGTTGATGCAGGGTTTGTCACTGCTATTGCCCCTGCAGAAGAGGCCGTGCTTGTTACTACCCCTGACATTACGGCTCTCCGTGATGCTGACCGTGTTGCAGGGCTATTGGAGTGTGACGGCATCAAAGACATTAAGATTATTGTCAACCGAGTACGCCCAGACCTGGTGAAGGGAGAGGATATGATGTCAGCACTTGATGTTCAAGAAATGCTTGGCTTGCCTTTGCTAGGTGTTGTGCCAGAGGACGCGGAGGTGATCCGGAGTACAAATAGAGGTGTGCCGTTGGTTCTGAACGACCCACCCACACCAGCTGGTCTTGCTCTGGAGCAGGCGACTTGGCGGTTGGTGGAAAGAGATGCAATGACAGCAGTTATGGTAGAGGAGCAGGAGAGGCCCAAGAAGAAAGCTGGGTTCTTTTCATTCTTTGGTGGGTAA
- the LOC4339866 gene encoding uncharacterized protein, whose protein sequence is MTTAARPTWAPAKGGNEQGGTRIFGPSQKYSSRDLAAHTTLKPRKEGQHTQEELQKRNLRDELEERERKHYSSKDKSYAEERDRRKSTSLLLEGSRREAEDKIVPREIDADDSDVEPRSDDESDEDDDDDDDTEALMAELERIKKERAEENLRKERQQAEEEAKMKEAELMRGNPLININNAGSFNVKRRWDDDVVFKNQARGETKTPKRFINDTIRSDFHRKFLQRYMK, encoded by the exons atgaccacggcggcgcggccgaccTGGGCTCCGGCCAAGGGCGGCAACGAGCAGGGCGGCACCCGCATCTTCGGGCCCTCGCAGAAGTACTCCTCccgcgacctcgccgcccaCACCACCCTCAAGCCCAG GAAAGAAGGACAACATACCCAAGAAGAGTTACAGAAGAGGAATCTCAGGGACGAACTTGAGGAGCGTGAGAGGAAGCACTACTCGTCAAAGGACAAGTCCTATGCTG aggagagagataggCGGAAAAGCACAAGCCTACTCCTAGAAG GTTCAAGGAGAGAGGCTGAGGATAAGATAGTTCCTAGAGAAATCGATGCAGATGATTCTGATGTGGAACCCAGAAGTGATGATGAAAG tgatgaggatgatgacgacgatgatgacacTGAAGCTCTAATGGCAGAGCTTGAAAGAATCAAGAAAGAAAGAGCTGAAGAAAACCTTAGAAAG GAACGCCAACAAGCAGAAGAGGAGGCTAAGATGAAGGAAGCTGAACTGATGCGGGGAAACCCCCTGATCAATATTAACAACGCCGGATCCTTCAATGTTAAGAGAAG gtGGGATGATGATGTTGTATTCAAGAACCAGGCTCGTGGAGAGACCAAGACACCGAAACGTTTCATCAACGACACTATCAGAAGTGATTTCCACCGTAAGTTTCTGCAGAGGTACATGAAGTGA
- the LOC107281230 gene encoding uncharacterized protein: MTSFVQLQAAACTTPDATSSPTSTAASRALQQRRPVAPVNRSNLLLFSPHPLHAASLQSRGGRRPPVARWGAAGSHPPRSCAPLAAVIPSRGGASPAATLPSRAPPAAALPSRGGALPATALLPPSRRTVGRRRPPPSHRAVGRRRLTPSRRARRRPLPFCREVGRRWSPPSRRAVARRRPPPSSRAAAAHSPLSQAPPATVLLSCGQSPIPSRRCAALLIKLILVLLLSAVEFGWVQNASGRAEGTIVAIGGGGGEIGIGRQLLEHGACVDEEAVKDIGGEAELRENQATLLLPVAVPRASASHEVDVEVDFASESGAAGVDGRRQGDELAVLHGIELQLILCSAAEEGVVKGEDVHDVLHAPLFLRHWHRPSCTPTTNCSQN, from the exons ATGACGTCCTTCGTGcagctgcaggctgcagcctgCACCACACCAGACGCCACGAGCTCACCGACGTCCACGGCGGCCAGCAGAGCACTCCAGCAGCGTCGTCCAGTGGCGCCG GTAAACAGATCcaatctccttctcttctccccccaTCCTCTGCACGCCGCCAGTCTCCAATCGCGCGGTGGCCGCCGTCCTCCCGTCGCGCGGTGGGGCGCCGCTGGCTCCCACCCCCCCCGGTCGTGCGCGCCGCTGGCCGCTGTCATCCCGTCGCGAGGTGGGgcgtcgccagccgccaccctcccgtcgcgcgcgccgccggccgccgccctcccgtCGCGCGGTGGGGCGctgccggccaccgccctcctGCCACCCTCCCGTCGCACGGtggggcgccgccggccgccgccctcccatCGCGCGGTGGGGCGCCGCCGGCTCACGCCCTCccgtcgcgcgcgccgccggccgctgcccTTCTGTCGCGAGGTAGGGCGCCGCTGGTCCCCGCCCTCCCGTCGCGCGgtggcgcgccgccggccaccgccttcCAGTCGCGCAGCTGCCGCCCATAGCCCTCTGTCGCAGGCACCGCCGGCCACCGTCCTCCTGTCGTGCGGCCAAAGTCCGATACCCTCTCGTCGCTGCGCCGCCCTACTG ATTAAGCTCATCCTTGTGCTGCTGCTTTCCGCAGTAGAATTCGGCTGGGTGCAGAACGCGTCCGGGCGGGCAGAAGGCACAATCGTTgccattggcggcggcggcggtgagatCGGCATCGGCCGGCAGCTGCTGGAGCACGGTGCATGTGTCGACGAAGAAGCTGTCAAGGACATAGGGGGTGAAGCGGAGCTCCGCGAAAACCAGGCAACGCTGCTTCTGCCAGTGGCTGTTCCTCGCGCGAGTGCGAGCCACGAAGTTGATGTGGAGGTAGATTTCGCCTCTGAATCGGGCGCAGCAGGCGTTGATGGGAGGCGGCAGGGGGATGAGCTTGCTGTCCTCCACGGGATCGAACTCCAACTCATCCTCTGCTCTGCTGCAGAAGAAGGCGTGGTAAAAGGGGAGGACGTCCATGATGTACTCCACGCGCCGCTCTTTCTCCGTCACTGGCATCGTCCTTCTTGTACCCCGACGACCAACTGCTCTCAAAACTGA